The following nucleotide sequence is from bacterium.
TCCGCCTGCTCCAGATAGGATAGCACATCCCCGAGTCGTTCGCCATACTTGCGTTTGAGGCGGCTGATGAGGTCCAGGCGCTGCTCGATCTGCTCGAGACGGTGCGGATCGGCGTCGAGGGCTTCCACGTAGCCCCGCAGGACGTGCTCGGCCTCGGCGGCGGCGGTGGCCGCCCCGGCCAGTTCGTCGGCGTGGGGCCGCAGCGACGGGTCAATGTCCGCCAGGCGCTCCACGTTCCCCGCCACCTGCGCCAGCGCCGCGCCGACGCCCGCCGCGCCATCGTCGCCGCCCAGCAGCGCCAGCGCCTCCCCGGCCAGCTCCTCCAGCTTCTCGACGGAGTTCAGCCGCCGGCGCTCGGCCTGGAGTTCGTCCTCCTCGTCGGCCCGTAGCTCCGCCTGGGCAATCTCCTGCACCTGGAAACGCAGCATGTCCAGCCGCTGCTCGCGTTCCCGGCTGTGGCTCCGCAGGGCCGTCAGCGCCGCCCGCGCCTCGCCCAGGGCCGCATACCGGCTTTCATACTCCCGCCGCAGCGCCAGGTGCTCCTCCCCGCCCGTGTGGTCGAGGAACTCCAGGTGGTTCTCCTCGTGGATCAGCGCCTGGTGCTCGTGCTGGCCGTGGACATCCACCAGGTGGCGGCTGATCTCCTGCAGCGTCGCCAGCGTCACCGGCCGGCCGTTGGCACGACACTGGCTGCGCCCGCCCGAGATCTGCCGCGACAGCACGATCAGACCGTCCTCCCCGGCGGCCACCCCCGCTTCCTCCAGCGCCGCCAGCGCCCGGGCGCACTCCCGGGCCGCGAAAGCGGCATCCACGGTCGCCGTGGCGGCGCCGCTGCGGATGACCTCGGCGGAGACACGCTCGCCCAGGGCGGCGCTGAGGGCGTCAATGAGAATGGACTTGCCGGCCCCCGTCTCGCCGGTCAGCACGGACAGGCCCGGCCGGAAGGACACCGTGAGGTCGTCAATGAGGGCAAAGCTGTTGATGGTGAGTTCGACCAGCACGGTGTGGCTCCGACTGTGGGGCGGGGGCGCTACCGCTCCGTCCCCCACCTGAGCTTCTCGCGCAGGCGGCCGTAGAACCGCGACTCCCCCAGCCGCACCAGCAGGGCGTCGCGCTCGGCCCGGGTGACGTGCACCTCATCCCCCTCGCTGAGGCTGCACAGCTCCTGCCCGTCCACGAACACCACGGCCTCCGGCCGCTCCTTGCCATCCCCCGCCAGTTGCATCGTCACCTGCACCTCCGCCGGCACCAGCAGGGGGCGCGAGTAGAGCGTGTGGGGGCAGATGGGCGTCAGGATCATCGCCGCCATGCGGGCATCCACGATGGGCCCGCCGGCGGACAGGTTGAAGGCCGTCGAGCCGGTGGCGGTCGCCACGATCAGGCCATCGGCGGGGAAAGTAGCGATGTGGTCGCCGTCGAGACTCGTCCGGATGCGCGCCATGCGGCCATAGAGGGGCTTGCCGACCACGACATCGTTCAGCGCCCAGCGGAACTCGCCGCCCGGCGCCTGGGCGCGGAGCATGATCCGGCGCTCGACCGCGAACTGCCCGGCCAGCAGCCGATCCAGGTCCCCCAGAAGCTGCTCGGGCGCCTCGGCGGCCAGGAAGCCGAAGCTCCCCATGTCCACGCCCAGCAGCGGCGTCCCACGCGGGGCGGCCTCGCGAGCTGCCGCCAGCAGCGTCCCGTCGCCACCCAGCACGATCACCAGGTCGCTGAC
It contains:
- a CDS encoding NAD(+)/NADH kinase; the protein is MPESTTISRVGIVIASHRPGAADLARQLCGELQARGRECIVDEEMAGDCPPGVELGSAAQCAVSDLVIVLGGDGTLLAAAREAAPRGTPLLGVDMGSFGFLAAEAPEQLLGDLDRLLAGQFAVERRIMLRAQAPGGEFRWALNDVVVGKPLYGRMARIRTSLDGDHIATFPADGLIVATATGSTAFNLSAGGPIVDARMAAMILTPICPHTLYSRPLLVPAEVQVTMQLAGDGKERPEAVVFVDGQELCSLSEGDEVHVTRAERDALLVRLGESRFYGRLREKLRWGTER
- the recN gene encoding DNA repair protein RecN produces the protein MLVELTINSFALIDDLTVSFRPGLSVLTGETGAGKSILIDALSAALGERVSAEVIRSGAATATVDAAFAARECARALAALEEAGVAAGEDGLIVLSRQISGGRSQCRANGRPVTLATLQEISRHLVDVHGQHEHQALIHEENHLEFLDHTGGEEHLALRREYESRYAALGEARAALTALRSHSREREQRLDMLRFQVQEIAQAELRADEEDELQAERRRLNSVEKLEELAGEALALLGGDDGAAGVGAALAQVAGNVERLADIDPSLRPHADELAGAATAAAEAEHVLRGYVEALDADPHRLEQIEQRLDLISRLKRKYGERLGDVLSYLEQAERELAAIENFEEQEAELTRAVRQAAEAAAQAGLRLSAARQKLGRALARAMAESLASLGMPAAQFEVELQSQSDPEGLPTPDGPVAATARGLDEVRFLFCANQGEEVRPLAKVASGGELSRIMLAFKSLCSRGAEIPTIIFDEVDAGIGGQTAHRVGERLAELARHAQVLCVTHLPQIAGLADQHLHVEKVVSDGRTTVAVAELAASERVEELARMFGSAGDDATAQKHARKLLQEAAGRRAG